The following are encoded in a window of Rissa tridactyla isolate bRisTri1 chromosome 3, bRisTri1.patW.cur.20221130, whole genome shotgun sequence genomic DNA:
- the GPATCH11 gene encoding G patch domain-containing protein 11 isoform X2 yields MEEDEEEDYMSDLFIKQDVRPGLPMVRRMKEAIQKEEKQKEANEKNRQKSIKEEEKERRDLVLQSALGNENKGFALLQKMGYKSGQALGKSGEGIVEPIPLNIKTGRSGLGHDEFKKRKAEEKLENYRQKLHMKKQANEQAADQFRIRFKNKQEERKMEGDLRKSQRACQQLDMQKDIDVPKETWYWLEPEEEDKKDEEDKEDECTSTDLSCRVLSWKEG; encoded by the exons TTAA ACAGGATGTAAGGCCAGGCTTGCCCATGGTGAGACGGATGAAGGAAGCtattcagaaagaagaaaagcaaaaagaagccaATGAGAAGAACAGACAAAAGAgtataaaagaagaagaaaaggagagacgTGACTTGGTATTGCAAAGTGCACTGGGCAATGAGAACAAGGGTTTTGCTTTGCTCCAGAAGATGGGCTACAAAAGCGGCCAGGCCCTTGGCAAAAGCG GAGAAGGCATTGTTGAACCTATTCCTCTGAACATAAAAACAG GCAGAAGTGGGCTTGGTCATGACGAATTTAAAAAgcgaaaagctgaagaaaaactggaaaactaTAGACAAAAACTCCATatgaaaaaacaagcaaatgaaCAAGCTGCAGATCAGTTCAG AATAAGattcaaaaataaacaagaagaacGTAAGATGGAAGGGGACCTCCGAAAAAGCCAGAGGGCCTGCCAGCAGTTAGATATGCAAAAA GATATTGATGTTCCCAAGGAGACTTGGTATTGGCTAGAACCTGAGGAGGAAGACAAAAAGGATGAGGAAGACAAGGAAGATGAATGCACAAGCACAGACTTAAGT TGCAGGGTTCTTAGCTGGAAAGAAGGATGA
- the GPATCH11 gene encoding G patch domain-containing protein 11 isoform X1 gives MEEDEEEDYMSDLFIKQDVRPGLPMVRRMKEAIQKEEKQKEANEKNRQKSIKEEEKERRDLVLQSALGNENKGFALLQKMGYKSGQALGKSGEGIVEPIPLNIKTGRSGLGHDEFKKRKAEEKLENYRQKLHMKKQANEQAADQFRIRFKNKQEERKMEGDLRKSQRACQQLDMQKDIDVPKETWYWLEPEEEDKKDEEDKEDECTSTDLSVSEKLHILTTYLREEHFYCIWCGTTYEDSEDLSSNCPGNSAADHE, from the exons TTAA ACAGGATGTAAGGCCAGGCTTGCCCATGGTGAGACGGATGAAGGAAGCtattcagaaagaagaaaagcaaaaagaagccaATGAGAAGAACAGACAAAAGAgtataaaagaagaagaaaaggagagacgTGACTTGGTATTGCAAAGTGCACTGGGCAATGAGAACAAGGGTTTTGCTTTGCTCCAGAAGATGGGCTACAAAAGCGGCCAGGCCCTTGGCAAAAGCG GAGAAGGCATTGTTGAACCTATTCCTCTGAACATAAAAACAG GCAGAAGTGGGCTTGGTCATGACGAATTTAAAAAgcgaaaagctgaagaaaaactggaaaactaTAGACAAAAACTCCATatgaaaaaacaagcaaatgaaCAAGCTGCAGATCAGTTCAG AATAAGattcaaaaataaacaagaagaacGTAAGATGGAAGGGGACCTCCGAAAAAGCCAGAGGGCCTGCCAGCAGTTAGATATGCAAAAA GATATTGATGTTCCCAAGGAGACTTGGTATTGGCTAGAACCTGAGGAGGAAGACAAAAAGGATGAGGAAGACAAGGAAGATGAATGCACAAGCACAGACTTAAGT GTATCAGAAAAGCTACACATCCTGACTACCTATTTGAGAGAAGAACACTTTTATTGCATTTGGTGTGGAACAACCTACGAAG ACTCTGAAGATTTATCTTCAAACTGCCCTGGAAACAGTGCTGCAGATCATGAGTAA